A region of Anolis sagrei isolate rAnoSag1 chromosome 2, rAnoSag1.mat, whole genome shotgun sequence DNA encodes the following proteins:
- the GLS2 gene encoding glutaminase liver isoform, mitochondrial isoform X3 encodes MSEQCCFHKRFQSEKETGDRNYAIGYYLKEKKCFPREVDMMAALDLYFQLCSVEATCESGSVMAATLANGGICPITGEYVLSDEAVRNTLSLMHSCGMYDFSGQFAFHVGLPAKSAVSGAILLVVPNVMGVMCLSPPLDKGGNSTRGIGFCQELVSLFNFHNYDNLQHCTRKMDPRREGDEVRNKTVVNLLFAAYSGDLSALRRFALSAMNMEQKDYDSRTALHVAAAEGHLEVVKFLVEACRVNPFVKDRWGNIALDDAIQFNHLEVVKLLKDYQDTYILGTRQAEEAAEDLSKENLESMV; translated from the exons ATGAGTGAGCAATGTTGCTTCCACAAGAG GTTTCAGTCAGAGAAAGAAACAGGAGACCGAAATTATGCCATTGGATATTacctgaaagaaaaaaag TGTTTTCCACGAGAGGTAGACATGATGGCAGCCCTTGACTTGTACTTCCAG TTGTGTTCTGTGGAAGCGACCTGTGAGTCCGGTAGTGTCATGGCAGCCACACTGGCCAACGGTGGGATCTGTCCTATCACAGGGGAGTATGTCCTGAGTGATGAAGCTGTCCGCAACACCCTCAGCCTCATGCACTCATGTGGCATGTACGACTTTTCAGGGCAGTTTGCCTTCCAT GTGGGCCTTCCTGCCAAGTCTGCAGTCTCTGGGGCCATTCTGCTGGTGGTGCCCAATGTCATGGGTGTGATGTGTCTCTCACCTCCTCTGGATAAAGGTGGCAACAGCACACGAGGGATTGGATTTTGTCAG GAGCTGGTATCACTCTTCAACTTCCACAACTATGACAATTTGCAGCACTGTACTCGCAAAATGGACCCACGCCGTGAAGGAGATGAAGTGAGG AACAAGACTGTTGTAAACTTGCTCTTTGCTGCCTACAGTGGAGATCTCTCTGCCCTTCGGAG ATTTGCTCTGTCAGCCATGAACATGGAGCAGAAAGACTATGATTCCCGCACAGCTCTACATGTAGCTGCAGCCGAAG GGCATCTAGAGGTCGTGAAGTTTCTGGTGGAGGCCTGCAGAGTCAATCCCTTTGTCAAAGACAG GTGGGGAAACATCGCCTTGGATGATGCTATCCAATTTAATCATTTGGAGGTGGTGAAACTGCTCAAGGATTACCAGGACACATACATCCTGGGAACCAGACAAGCTGAAGAAgcagctgaagatctctccaaagAGAATTTAGAAAGTATGGTATGA
- the SPRYD4 gene encoding SPRY domain-containing protein 4 codes for MAAPILRGVRQCGWSLRGVGRGGLSEAARREINFKLDEKTAHSTLDLCKKDTGVIYRMLGIDPTKVPLNPERFKDWAVILGNAIVSSGCHYWEVTVKLSQQFRIGVADVDISREVCIGMDESSWVFAYADRHWNAMFANETTPISNIGKPEKVGLLLDYEGKKLSLIDISKFVFIHSMYAEFKGPVVPAFALWDGELLTHSGLDVPEKLKSN; via the exons ATGGCGGCGCCCATCCTGCGAGGCGTGAGGCAGTGTGGCTGGAGCTTGCGCGGCGTGGGACGAGGAGGCCTAAGCGAAGCGGCCCGGAGGG aGATCAATTTCAAACTAGATGAGAAGACCGCCCACAGTACCTTGGATTTGTGTAAAAAGGACACTGGCGTCATTTACCGCATGTTGGGGATTGACCCCACTAAAGTTCCTCTGAACCCTGAACGCTTCAAGGACTGGGCTGTAATCCTGGGCAACGCCATTGTGTCCAGTGGCTGCCATTACTGGGAAGTGACTGTTAAATTGTCACAGCAGTTCCGCATTGGGGTGGCCGATGTGGACATTTCCCGAGAAGTTTGCATTGGCATGGATGAGAGCTCCTGGGTCTTTGCTTATGCAGACCGGCACTGGAATGCCATGTTTGCCAACGAGACCACTCCCATCAGCAACATTGGCAAGCCAGAGAAAGTGGGTCTGCTTTTGGACTATGAAGGCAAGAAATTGAGCTTGATCGATATTAGCAAATTTGTGTTTATCCACAGCATGTATGCTGAATTCAAAGGCCCCGTGGTGCCTGCTTTTGCCCTCTGGGATGGTGAACTCTTAACTCATTCAGGCCTTGATGTACCTGAGAAGCTCAAGAGCAACTAA